TATGGAACTTAATGAAGTTGAACTGAACTACACTGAACTGAATGAAGTTGtactgaactaaactaaactgacTTGGATTGAACTGAATGGAAATTAATAGAACAGAAATTAAGTCCAAAAAAATAGTGCCTTATGCACCATTTTATAGTTGAATTGGACTACATATTTAACTTGCGTGTGACACTTTTTAATTTTGTATATTTTAGTGAGATATGGTTAAATTTATCACACTAATTAAAGAAAGCATAATAGGCACTTTAAAATCTCTAGGTTATGAACAGTTAACCTGGACTTAAAAGTGACAACTCGATTATCCGAATGAACCTGAACCAGAAAATAATTTATTACAATAATCCTACCCGCCCAGGTTTGTTTGATAGGTCTAGATGTATCCAACGCATCTCCGTAAGTCCATatacaaaatataaaaaaatattgttagcCGTTGTTAAGTTAACTTAAAAATAAGCTAAAGTCGTCAGATACAAAAATAAAACTCAGTCTGTCAGCAATGTAATTATCACTTATATAATTGCAGCTACTACATATGCCCATAAAGGCGAACCCTTTAGAGTGCCGAAAGAAAGAAGATCGGAACGCCCTTGTTGACGATCCTTTACTCCGATAGCATTTAGGGTTCCTCGAACAATGTGATATCTCACACCGGGTAAATCCACTACTCAGGTAGCCGGAGCAGGGGTTCAAGCAACTTCTGCTGTTCCAACATCTCAAGCCATAATTTACAAGAACATTCTGTAGTCTTAGTAAGAGGGGGAAGGGTTAAAGATTTACCCGGTTGGACCTACATACCCAATGTTATGATTGAGCAGGTCTCGCGCTTTTGGGGGATCGatattttttttacattatGGCCTCGCACCCCCGATCTCGGGAGAAAACTCTGTTATTTAACTTAGtgaaaaatgaatgaaatgAACCCCTAAGTTATAACGTTGTTCTCTTTACTATGGAGTGACATGTAAAAATTTACCCCTTAAAAGTCACTCTAGCTAACATACAAGGATTATAAaacagattaaaagtcacccaGTACTGTTTAAAATTATTATCCACGATTTGTTTTACATAATCTTGATAATGTTAAggtaattttaccaaggttGGTTGTATTGATAAATATGCCAGACAAGGATTACTTTAGTGTCAGAAAATAACATGAGGGGATTCATATAACAAAATAAGCATCATCTTAACAACAAGGGGTGGTGGCGCAGTTGGCTAGCGCGTAGGTCTCATAGCTAAGTTGAGTGATCCTGAGGTCGAGAGTTCGAGCCTCTCTCACCCCaaccttttatttcttttacttttgaatttttttacgaCTATTTGGTCGAGAGTTTGAGCCTCTCTCGCCCCaactttttatttcttttacttTTAAATTTGTTACGACTATTTGGTCGAGAGTTCAAGCCTCTCTCACCCCaactttttatttcttttacttTCGAATTTTTTACGACTATTTGCTTTACTTTTAGCACCCACAATTAACTAATTTTTTCCATCTCTCAAGTTCTCCAAACTTTTAGGGCCAAAAATTACCATTTTCATAGTAAAAGGTTAAATGATCTCTGAATAACTATAAACTGATGATCAAAACAAGTAAAATTGGACGTTAAAGTCAAGTGTATGACCtattattttgaaattgatATATGATTTGACATATGAATAAGTTTGAAAGAAAGCTTGGACAACGAATTTCGATAATGATGTGACTCGTGTGATTCCTTAGGAAGGAGAGTAAATCTAGCTCCTTCTGAGCACTTAGCTTAAATTCAAAATAAGAACAGATTATAGGCACAAACAAAGTTGCAACAAAGCAAGTGTCAAGACCACTTTACTAAGGGAGCTGATACAGTTACACTGGGTGTAACTGGGGCCCAGGTACACTGCAAGCTTGTTGGTCCAAGTAGGCAAAGAGGAATTCAGTTTTAGGGGGAAAAGCAATTGGTTTTAGGGGGAAAATTTTTCACTGATTGCGCCATTTAGGGATGCTAAGCGGGAAATAATGCGCCCTTTGCTTCCCCTAATTTTATCCCGCCCATATATCaaagtaattaaaaaaaaaaaaaaccataataTACCAATTTCAAAAACCCAACGGTAAGATTTTAATACCCTAAATCactcttaaaaaaaattaggcaaAGCTGGACTCATGTTATCTAGCTTGCCACAAATAAAAACACAAAGGAGAGTTTTTAGCAGAACTGTAGAACTGCTACATGGTGATTCAGCTTCGAAATTCAGCTTCGAGATCCCGCATCGAAGATAATGTAAGTTTTTAGTTCAAGTGATTTTGTCAAATCTAGCTCATAAATTCCTGAAAAAAACAATGGTATATGAATGTGTTTTTAATGGTAATTAAATTTGTTTGAATTGATGATAAGTTGTAGTTGCTTGATATTGATGAATCATACTTTGTTGTTGGTGAGAACGTAGATCTGAACGACGGAGATAACTAGGCGTTTTTCTTTgataatttcaacaaattctATATTTACGTAGTATTAAGAACGTTATAAGTTGTATGCTACCCCATATGGTTAAACAATAAATTGTTAGTTTATTATAAATTTCCTTGTATATATTATGTTTGTATGTTTTATATATAAATACCGTGCCAGATAATTCGGTGTATGGCAGCATTGTATAAAACCCTAAACGTTTTTCGTATTTTGTACAACAGTGATATACGTGGGAGTTCTGTATGGCTTGGGTAGACCTAAACGAAAGTGTCCCTGATCTGAATGAAAATGTTCCTGAAAGCTCACAATATAGATTAATAACTGATGGACAAGAAGTTATCGTTAACCCCCCTAGTGTAGGGATGTGTTTTACAACGGGCCATGAGTTTTTCGAATTTTGTCAGTTGTATGCCTTCAAAGAAGGATTTGAGATGTTTATCAAAAGTAATAAGCTGAAAAAAGAGTACAAAGAAAAGGGAGTATCTAAGTCTGGTGTGGGAAAGTATGAGGCAAAGCCTCATATGATGGAACTTATTAGATTAAAATGCAAGAAGGGAGGGGTGAAAAAAGGTGTTGGGTCTAATGTGACCGGTTGTAAGATGAATATTTACGGTGTAAGTAGAGATGGGCTATTTACTATATTGACTTGTGACTTGCAACACAATCATCCTTTAAATCCTGACTGTAGTAGACTGATGGTTAATTATAGATGTATAGACGGTACTACATTTAAGAGGGCGATGATCAATGACATGGGTGGTGTTAGCATAAGTAAGAACTTTGGTACGCATCTAATTGAAAAGGGAGGTTATGAAAATATTACATTTAATAATAGAGACTTGAGGAACGCAATCAACGTCGAACGTCGTTCATCAAGATTTAGTGTTGCGGATGCCGCAGGACTCGATGCTTACTTTAAGGCACAACGTGATTTGCATCCCGAGTTTTATAGCTCAATACAAGTAGATGATGATGGTGTTTTTACGAATGCATTTTGGTCGGATGCACGTAGTAGGGGTACATGCAAATATTTTGGGGATGTTATTACTTTTGATACTACTTTCGCATGCAACCGGTACgtgttttaattaagtttttattgattaaaattCTTTGTAATTGTACTTTGGTCCATTTGTTTGAAAAAGTAATATCCAAtacatttatatttttttaggtATCGGATTCCATTTGCTCCATTCATTGGTGTAAACCATCATGGCAAATCAATTATATTTGCTGCGGCCTTAATTTCCCATGAAAATACTCCCTCATTTGTTTGGGTATTTGAAGAATTCCTGAAGTGTATGGGGAAGGCACCACTAGGCATCTTAACCGACCAAGACAAAGCAATTTGTAGAGCAATTGAGCTAGTCTTCCCGGGCGTCCGTCACAGACTATGTTTGTGGCACATGCTCCAGAATGCTAGTAAGAACCTAGGTAGTCTCAGTGATTGGAAGAAAATAGACACCCTGATCAGAACTGCAATACATGATCTGATTGATCCAGATGAGTTCGATGAAGCTTGGTGTCATGTGATGGATGAGTACGGTTTAAGGGGTCCTGGGTGGATGAAGGACGCGTATGATAACAGGCGTCAGTGGGCTCCGGCATATAATAGAGGAAAGTTTTGGGCAGGTATGTCTTCTACACAAAGGAGTGAGGGTATGAATAGATTTTTTAAAACTCACGTGAACTTAGATTGTGGTTTAGTTTTGTTCATTCATAATTATGAATATTGTATGAGGATAAAAGCTGAGGAAGAGAAACAGGATAATTTTGATAACATTGATAAGCCTGCTAAGATTGATGTTGATAAGAGTGTTTTAGTTGAGTATGTATTGGTTAAGACGTACACTAGTGAGAAGTTTGCTGAGGTTGTTAAAGAGCGTAGAGGATTGACACACACAAATGTCACGAAAACCTCATGTCATGGATCAGTGGTGTTGTATAGAGCTGATGAAAAACTAACCTCACCGTTTTGGCGGAAAAGGTTTAAAAGTTATGATGTTAGGGTGGATAAGGAAAATGGTGATTTACATTGCTCttgtaacttgtttgaatttacGGGAATACTTTGTAGACATATAATGCGTGCAATGGATGTAGAGGATTTTCAATTTGTTCCAGAAAAGTACATACTACAACGGTGGATGAAGTGTGTTAGGTCGTACGAGAGCATTCGAGTATCTTACTTCGACCCTCTTGAATCTATCAGATTGGGCAAAGCCAAAGAGCTTTCACAACGGCATAATTACTTGTCTGAATTAGCTATGCGTAATGATGATGCACTTCGGTTGTACAAGGAGGCTATGGATGTTGTGCGGCTAAAAATGGAGGATGTAGTCGGAATACGAAAGACTGGGGAAAAAGGGGACGACCTTATATGTTGGTGGGACCCAGATGCGAGAAATGTATTTGGTCGTCGAAGGCTACGTCCACGAGAATTTGGTGAGAGAGCCAGATTAAGGGATGTAGAACCGGTCGTGGACGAGAACAGGATCAAAACACCGGTTGACAAACGGCATACTGGTAGGGCAAAGACAAAAAGGAATGCTCCTTTTGGTGGAAAGGCCGGTGGGAATTCTAAGAACAAAAAAGTGGTTACTGAAGAGGAAGTTATTGCTAATGAggtaaaatttatattttatttgtttggtgATTCGTATCGTATATGCAAGTCCTCATTAGGAAATATAACTTTACTTTTCTACTTAAATGTTGTTTGTGCAATGTAGGAACTTATTTGCAACGCATTTGGAAATCTTCCAAGTTACCGTGCTAGGCAACAACACGCGAATCACGTTGGGGGTACATATGCGGAGAACGTCCCACAAAGTTCTAATGTACATCCTTCTCAAAGTTCTCAAGCACACCCTTCCCAATTACATTTGTCTCAGGATTATTCACAGTCATTTGAATTTGATATTAACGATTGGCGCACCAGATTGTGAATGTTTTGTGTAAAtgtaatttaatttgatttcttcAAAGATATATTTTCGTTTAAACGGtattttaagaattgaattttttaatCCAATCCTCCCTTTTTGCTATGTACTTTACGTTATGTCTATATATGTAATTGATGTAACCTCAATTACTTTGTcagtgtaaaaaaaaaaaaatacaaaatgagTTGTATTAGGCGTCGAACCCACAACCAACGGGTAGACAATATGGGAAATGAGGAGGAAAGAGTAACCATTGTGACAGTGAGGCTAAGCCAGTGCTATTTGTGGGCAACAATACTATTTATTGTATACTTTATATTACTTAATAATGTACATACAACGAATCTATTACACTGGGAAACAATTATTAAAACAACGACTTCATTATACTAGTCTTACCAAATGTAAACATGATGTGTTTGGTCATTGTAGTCAAAATATGCATTCCCATGTCATGCTAAACTCAGCCCCTTATTTTTTGTAATATATGAATATTATTTATTGGAAACAACATGATCCATCAATGACATGTTAGAACTAGGTGAATATAAGGGTGTGTTCAATCCCTCCATTtcaaagtaaaagtaattataagAGATTACTACATCACAAAGAATGGCTACTAGTGTAAACAAAATCACAACGAGATGCAGTGAAATCGATTCGATGTTGAGTGGGGGAATAACAATCGGTGAAGTGACTGAGGTGTGTGGCGAAAATGCATCAGGTAAGACTCAATTTTGCCTTCAAATTAGTCTCTCTTGTCAATTGCCGCCTTCAAGGGGTGGTATTTGTTCCTCGGCTATATATATCCATTCACTTGGTCCCTTTCCCATACGTCGTTTAAGTAGATTAGTTCCATATGTTTTAGGGGACCTTGAAACATTAAATGGAAATCCTTTGGATTACATAACTACAAAGCAAGTTGACACTCCTCATGAAATACCGGATGTGCTAGAATGGACTGTAAAACTTATTAAAATGTCTCAAAATTCATCAATGCCAATCCGCGTTGTTGTTATTGATTCAATAGGTAGTATGTTCACTGGTCATTTTGAAAACAATGTTGTTGGCTCAACCGAAAGAAAGGATCTTATACAAGCTATTGGTTATGGGTTACGTACAATTGCCGCATCCAATCATGTTGCCGTTGTTGTGGCTAACAATGTGATTGACGTATTTCCATCTGATCACGATACAACGCAAAATTTCATTATATCGTCCGGGAGAAAGGTCCGTCCGGCTTTGGGCGCCTCATGGACACGCAATGTACGCACTCGTCTAATGTTGTCCAAAAGATTTAATTCGTTTACCCAACAAATTGACAGATTTATAAACATTGCATTTTCACCATCATTAGAGGTAGATGCATGTATGTTCAACATCACTGAAGAGGGGATTGTCGGTGTTTGTAGTTAAAAGATACTAAGAAATTGTGCCAATAAGACCAATGAACATTAGAAAATGTTTAACATGTTTAAAAGACGCAGTTATGCTGCGCGTAATACGCTACTAAATTTTTTGTTAATGAAATCCGCTACTCTGCCACGTTCTCAACGGATGACAAGAGGTAGATCATACACAGTACACCCCCGTCCTGGCGACATTTCTCTTTTGGTCCATTTGACCATAGATCAAAAGAGGCAGTATTTAAGGTCAATTCATCATTTTTTAATCCCAAGTGCGATTGAAAACCCAAAAACATACGTTCCTGTTACAATTGGGTTATATCGAATTAATACGAGATTAAGGCGGAAGTATGTTTCCCGAAAATAGCAGTACGTACCAGTTTGTATACGAATTTATCCGTAGCATTTAAACCCATAACCTTTTGCCTTGGTGcaaaaatagtcattttcaaCATATTTGAGTTAAGATCCTCCTTATGCGCAACACGGTCCACTTTAACAACCACCCACCGTCCTCGGCGTTTAATCGGGACATAAAGCTGATTGCACAACATAGAGTTAATAGCCGTAAACCACCATTTCTGTGCGAAAATAAGACTACTTACCTTTTGTATTGCACCCAAATCAATCTGGTAGTAGTTGATGTCCTCAAGtagttgctttgatttcattaACAAAGCTTCTGTGTAGTTCTCACTTGATTCTTCAAGGTCTAACAATTCACCCTACGTTTTAAACATCCATAGCATTACTTCGTATATAAGGTTAATGGGTGTCTACTACTATGTATTTGCATAATAAGCTTACCATGAGATCTGGCATAAGCACGTAAGACCTTATGCCAACTCCGGAGGTCGTATCAGCATTCAAACACGCGCACCATGCAGACATCACCTAACCAATAAGACAACGTTAGTATGAGAAAACTAATCCAGAGACCTATTAACTAATTACAAAATGCAACCCCCATACATTATCATGTACTTCGCCTTTGGACTTAAAGGACGTTTGAAGCATGATCCGATCAATCGTGATATCACCAGCTTTAAACACCATTTGGTTTGGAAACTTGTTCACGGTCAAAATCATAGTTGAAATCTTTAACGTTCTTGGTTCAATGACAGTTTTATGCTGTAAAGCATCTGGCATGGAAAGTCCATCATCGCTGCCAGTTGTGTAATCATCAACAACTCCAACACTGTCAATGTCATCACCCGTGTTGTTTTGAGGTTCCTCAACACCATCATCCTCATTCAGGTTTCTGTTTTCAGGCCCCGTAGCGTATTCCTCGTCCTGATGAGGACCATCAAGGTCATCAATGTTTTTATTGGCAGCTCTATAACTTCGTCCACGCCTTGTATCATAAGCATTTTGTTGTACGGAGCCTTCAAGTGTGGCCTGTGTAGTTTAGTGATAATTATCACGGTGAAGTAGGTTGTAACAAAAACCAGTTACAACaaacaataatataataaagactcgtaccttcctcttcctcttgcCCCGGCATCTATAATCCACGTTCCTTGATCGACTATCCGCTTTGGTTGACGCTTTAGAGGGTAACATTGGTGTACCAGTCCTCTTACTAAGAAGTGTTCGTTCAGCAAGGGCATCCCATGGGGTCCGCTCTAACGGCTTGCCAATGGGGTATGGTTTCCCATACTCAACATTCAGTACAACCTAAATAGGCGTATAAATGATCACTACTGAATAACATATATTGTTCAATACAACAAAAAAGTTAGATATTGGTTTTTACCTCTGCATGGCCATATTCGCCATCCGGTCCCAAATCTTGTGCAATAGCGTTTGTGACATCATCTTGTAGCCATGCCCCTAATCTAGGTGTATCAGTTTTCCAAGCCAACGGAGTAACACCATACTTTAACCTGTCCAGGTAAGCAATCTGCCAAAAGATGGAGTAGTTATCATTCGCGGGGAGGAATaactaattacaaaaaaaaaaaaaaacacggaCGATGCGCACAACGTCTATCCTCactaaccattaaaataatcgAAGATGGTCTTCCCTTCTCCTTCTCATGACCTGCAATCCAGTCGTAAAGAAACCCACACCAATTCCAGTCTCGGGGTGTTGTAAAGTATGTTGATTTCAGTAGTGCCAATAATTTGATGGATATGAAGTTGTATTTGGTCATGCAAAACAAGCAACCAAATGACAGTAGTATGAAATCGCGAAGAAAAACCATCTCATCCTGAACCTCCCATAAACACTTGTTATACAACCAGACATAGTCTATTCCTCCATCCTTTTCCCTGACGTACTCCTTAAACaattttccaagttccttatcgGTCTTATTTAAAAAGGGGATTCTATAAACCCCTACAGGAATTCCAGTGATCCAAGAAACCATTCTCTCATCAATCACTATCTCATAATCATCGCGTATGCGAAGCACTCGTCTTTTCCAATCCCACCTACTCTCTAACCAGGTAATGAAATATCTATCTACCTTACTTATTTTTAGGTTCAAAATAGACCCAAAACCAGCAGCTATGACCCAATCCTTCCTTATAGGACACAACTCGGTTAGGATGTCACAAACAAGGCCAGGGTACGTCCGTAGGGCAGTGTGCTGAAATATTTCAAAAATTACAACACAATGTCAATCAAAATAGTTTAAATGAGTTAGGATAATGTCAATCAAAAATTTACACAAAGTACAGATAATGTTGTACGACCAATACCTTAGTTCGTGGCCCCTGTTCCTTTGGTGGTCTACCTGGTCCGCCCTTTACCCATTTACcacccgttttttttttttgaactgtTGCTGTTTTAACCGTTCGTGGACGACCATGCTTGTTTTGAACCTTACCCTCTTCAACCGGCAGATCATTGTTTACTCCAGAAGCAGCATTACCCGCATTGGGTAATATTGGATCGCTTTCAATTGTATTATTAGTTTGTTGACCCTCGATATCCTACAACAAAAAGTTTGGTTAAAGATAATCATCTTTGTACCCACAAACAATGGCAACGAATATATGAAAAGTTGCCTACCCCTCTGTTCGTGCCCGTGGGAGCCTCATAAGGTATGTCACATTGGTTGTCAGGATTGGAATAGTTAATGTCGTTCCATATGTTGTCCTACAAAACATAAAATGTGTTGTCAAGCGGTGTTGTGATTATttcttaataagtgatttaaatATTTCGTATGGATAAATCAAACCAAATCAATATAGGGATGCAGTCATTACCTGTGAGAAATCTTCGAAAGttaaattatcatcaaaattgaaatttaatgGTTGACTATTGTTCACCGCAAATGCGGGGTTTTCAAATTCACCGCGAACATCAGTGACACTATTAATTGTGTTTGACTCCTATAACAGAAAAAaacaagagtttttttttttggtaaagaaGGTATAACTATACAACGAAAAACAAAAGTTaaccaataaataatttttagTCACCAGTTCAACACAATCTTACCCCCAACAAGGGCTGCATACAAATTGGTTCATTGCTAGTGAAATCATCACCGGACTTGTTAATTCCACTACTTTTCTGGGTGTTCTTATcaatgaaattagaatcctacaaattaaaatcaatccacatagtgaataaaaaaattcaaaaaagatAAACATGTAATTCATACTCAAGGCTCACTGGTTTTACAAACAATACCTCAGTTTCATTGCCCACGAACTGTCCAATTGGATCGACAGTTTCTTGTTCGAGCTAACAAAGGTTTTTATAGGAACACTAATTAGAGAAGCGCTACTAACAATAATTAGTTACGATAAATCTAAAATTACAAGTTAAGTGATACTGTACCTCTGAGAGTTGAGAAGGTTGGGTGGATTGGGACTTGTGCGGCTGGCCGGAGTTAGAGTCATCGTCGTCGGAGTCATCCCTGTAGCACGCCGCTAGTTTAAGAATGCAATCGTAGTGCGTATGCGCCGGATCTGCCTCCCTGGGGGTTTTATTACACACAATTCAAACATTAACAACGGAGCAACACAAACAAATCAATAAATTCCGGGTTTTTAATGTGGAATAGCTACATGCAACACTCAAACATCGCTTCAACACTTCACTTTTTGGCGAATTTAATACTTCGGTTACACAATTATGTAATGGTTGAAACAAATTAAGAACTTACATTTCAATTGGCTCAAAGAAACTCTTGACGAATTTTCCTATGTTTCCGGCGAACGAATATCGGATGTTCACCTTGTTGGGGTGGGTTTTGGAGTGTGAACAGAGATGAGAAGATTGagtgcttctttttttttttggcagatTTTCAAAACGGAGACACTTTTTGCAATGAATGGCACGCGTTTGATTCTTCCTATACACAAAAGAAAAGCAAAATGTAGTTTTGTTGACATTAATTACACTATtatctt
This genomic stretch from Spinacia oleracea cultivar Varoflay chromosome 3, BTI_SOV_V1, whole genome shotgun sequence harbors:
- the LOC130469347 gene encoding protein FAR1-RELATED SEQUENCE 5-like, producing the protein MAWVDLNESVPDLNENVPESSQYRLITDGQEVIVNPPSVGMCFTTGHEFFEFCQLYAFKEGFEMFIKSNKLKKEYKEKGVSKSGVGKYEAKPHMMELIRLKCKKGGVKKGVGSNVTGCKMNIYGVSRDGLFTILTCDLQHNHPLNPDCSRLMVNYRCIDGTTFKRAMINDMGGVSISKNFGTHLIEKGGYENITFNNRDLRNAINVERRSSRFSVADAAGLDAYFKAQRDLHPEFYSSIQVDDDGVFTNAFWSDARSRGTCKYFGDVITFDTTFACNRYRIPFAPFIGVNHHGKSIIFAAALISHENTPSFVWVFEEFLKCMGKAPLGILTDQDKAICRAIELVFPGVRHRLCLWHMLQNASKNLGSLSDWKKIDTLIRTAIHDLIDPDEFDEAWCHVMDEYGLRGPGWMKDAYDNRRQWAPAYNRGKFWAGMSSTQRSEGMNRFFKTHVNLDCGLVLFIHNYEYCMRIKAEEEKQDNFDNIDKPAKIDVDKSVLVEYVLVKTYTSEKFAEVVKERRGLTHTNVTKTSCHGSVVLYRADEKLTSPFWRKRFKSYDVRVDKENGDLHCSCNLFEFTGILCRHIMRAMDVEDFQFVPEKYILQRWMKCVRSYESIRVSYFDPLESIRLGKAKELSQRHNYLSELAMRNDDALRLYKEAMDVVRLKMEDVVGIRKTGEKGDDLICWWDPDARNVFGRRRLRPREFGERARLRDVEPVVDENRIKTPVDKRHTGRAKTKRNAPFGGKAGGNSKNKKVVTEEEVIANEELICNAFGNLPSYRARQQHANHVGGTYAENVPQSSNVHPSQSSQAHPSQLHLSQDYSQSFEFDINDWRTRL
- the LOC130469449 gene encoding DNA repair protein XRCC3 homolog, producing MATSVNKITTRCSEIDSMLSGGITIGEVTEVCGENASGDLETLNGNPLDYITTKQVDTPHEIPDVLEWTVKLIKMSQNSSMPIRVVVIDSIGSMFTGHFENNVVGSTERKDLIQAIGYGLRTIAASNHVAVVVANNVIDVFPSDHDTTQNFIISSGRKVRPALGASWTRNVRTRLMLSKRFNSFTQQIDRFINIAFSPSLEVDACMFNITEEGIVGVCS